In the Urocitellus parryii isolate mUroPar1 chromosome 1, mUroPar1.hap1, whole genome shotgun sequence genome, gcttgattagaatgtacaaggccctgggttcaatccttagcaccacataaaaataaacaaaataaagtatttgtccatctacaatgaaaaaaaaaaaaaagaatatatacagtATGCTATGAGACATATTAACATCTAACATGACCCCAACACAAATACCATGAGGAAATTTATGTCTAGCTTGTCATTATGCTAATGATAGAAATTTACTTGGTACTATTATTTTTTGGAAATGCTCACAAAATTAAGTCATACCTATTCTCTAAACTCAAAATCTTTGCTCCCGAATTTCATCTAAATTTCTAGCAAGTTCTACCCGAATCCCACTGAAGTTAGTTAAAAGATTGGATTTCTATCTTTCAGAGGAACCCCCCAAATAGGAAATACTTGTGATACTTTGGCAGAGTTTCATTGGAGCTGAACCTCAaccaccataaaaaataaagtactagCTGGGCGCagcggtgcacgcctgtaatcccagtggcttgggaggaggatcaaaagttcaaagccagcctcagccaatgCTGTAGTTTAAATGCAAATCTATTTAGCACATAGCAAGGTTTAGACTTAACATTGTAtctacagaaaactgaaaaatagggaaaaaaatgctctggaaaataaaacaaaatataaatatattgtcaCTTCCAGCAAATGCGCTTCTTTTAAACTCTGGAAAAAACATTATTGGAatcattacaagaaaaaaataatcagtcaCCATTATGGAAATTTTGATGCCAACTGATGCTGAccaataatataaacatttaaaaaattttaattttaactgagccttataaaaatatattatctccAACATTTTAACTTATGTCATATTTTGTTTCGCTATTGCACAAATACATGTAATTTCCCTGGTGAAACTAGTATCAATATACTGATTTCACAATCAAGGGCACAGCTCAGTGATGGTGCATTTGCTTATTATTAGCATGTGCAAGaacctaggtttgatcctcaacacacacaaacacacaaacatacactaaaacaatatgaatatatgaatgctGCTTTAATAAGACCAAAAAGGTTGCTACCTTGTCCCAGTCACTCGTTTGTAGTTATCTTTGGAGTGGACTGCTAAAATACTGACTCCTGAACCAATGTTCACCACCAGCAATGGATAGGGATCATCCAGGTTAAAAGGCATCTTTTGGCATCGTTCAGGTTCTGAGGCATTAGCAAAATAATAGCACTCTGCTTGTCCATTGAAACTGACAGAATCTATATACAACAAGCCCTTTACAAGGCAGTCAAGTTCATCCAGTTTGTGCAGGTGGAGGTTTCCAATCtgtgaaaaaattaacaaaaatttgaataaaaaaaaaaacaacattgaaaatatCTGACTTGACTATACTGTATAATTTTCACATACTCTACAAAATTTCATTACCATTACccccatattttcatttatttttgttagtttaGTGTGAAAATTCCTCAGATTTTTATCCTTTGACTCTCAGTTGAGAGCAGTATTACCTCTGGGGgcattttagttttcaaaagatGGGGAGAAGGCAGGCACCAAACTGATATTTAGCCAGACATTGCAATGGTAGAACAGTTCTGCAGAAAAACGAAGAATCATCCCATTGCTGCACTTTCTTTAACTGTTTTGCCAGACATTTTTGTGGTGGCAGTAGGAAAATCTATTTATGATTACATGGGTCTATGTAAGCACAAAGTATTTTATCCACTTACCTACCTAATATGTATAAATCCAAAGAATTCTCCACATGGTAAGGAATATTCACTAGGCTCAACTGTGCCTCTGCTGTTTGGAATTTTAATGTCATTCAGTATATTGGAATATGATGTCACCAAAATCAATGCTACTTATGGAGTTGACTCTCCAATAAACACACCATAACCATCTGGCATTTGTATCTTTGGTATTGTTCATGATGAATCTACATATAGATGCAAGCACTAACTACTTCATTTGTCCCCTGGTATGATCATATCACCTATTCTCATACTGATATGAAAACACcataattttctgtctttatattATAGTTTGAGTATGTCTTTGAAATTCATTCAAGGTTAGGAAAGAAAGTACTATAATGTATTGAACTTTTACTTAGAATTTACTTGTCTGTATGGTCTAGAATATCATATTCTTGAGTAATAGATACTTACTGTGCGAAAATCTTCTTCAAACTTGTAAGCACCACCTCCTGTAGCACATAGCACCGTTTGTAATGTTGAGAAGTTTTTGTCTCTTCCCATTTGGATAAAAGTAGGCAGGTCATGGGTTGGAAATCTGATAAAGTGCAAGTTCCCTCTTCGGCCAAAAAGTGTTAAATTCTTCAGTTCAAGGTGTACATCCCGAATGCCAGTGGATCCATATGCTACATTAGAAGTCAAATATTTCCGAATACTTTTTAAGCTCTCAACTTCCTCTTGTTCTTCCTCTGCTGTGATATCAATAGGTTCAAAATATGAGAGCTTTACTAGAGTTCCTCCAATGTCCATGCCAAACCATGGGAAAgctgtgaattaaaaaaataataaaaatatataccttgataccaaaaaatgcaaattaggaAAGAGTAATCagtcacaaaattcatttatccTGAATCATGCATTCAGTCAAAAATGATGTTACCACATATAACTCACTTTTCAACTTCagttttatttgtacattttctaaaatcttaTACTTAGAGATGACCAAGGGCCTTTTCATTCCTGCTCTGATAGGCACTCCTTTTCATTTATCAAATACTCACCACATGCCCCAGGAAACAGGAAGAATCTGAACTAATTTTGTTTCAATAAATAGGTCATCTCACCTCAGGCTGGAACAGCTTTCTGTTTCTAAAAGACTTTCGTATAATAAAATTGGCCCATAAGCATGTCAAATAACTCATGGGAAATATGCTTTCTTAAAAAGAAacctttttctttgcttattgaGCGTTACTAAGTTTCCCTGGTACATGTGGTTAATAAAGCTGAAGGCAAGTCTACTCAGGGACAAGTACATTAAGACAGTATCATTCAGGTCTGCAACTGAGCTCTCACTAACTGGGCTATATAACACTGAAAAGCCATTTATTAACATCTCTGAATATTACTTTCCTCAATTCCCTTCAGTAAATAATTATTAAGTAGCTCCTCTACCTCTggtaataaaaaagtaaaatgagtaAGAAAAATTTCCTGCCCTCCAGGAGAGTTTAATCTAGCAAaggaatataaatacaaatacacaAGAGAATCAAAATAAAGTTACATATACAGTATTGGCCAACAGAAGGAATTCTAAATTCTATGCCTCTATTTAAATGTAAAGgaatgaaaacaataacaacagtcTATCCAAAGGCAAATAGGCATAATTCAATATGGTTAGGTAATCagggttggggatacagctcagttggtacagtgcttgttttgcatgcataaggccttgggttcaatccccagcaaaacacacacacacacacacacacacacacacaaacacaaatatccTTATGGTTAGGTAATCAGGAACACTGAAGATCAACAGACAGGGCCCAATCACAAAGGGCATCGCAGGTTAGGCAAAGGAGCTTAGACTTGAATCTGGACAATTCAGGGGACTATACATGAACTCTCAGCAGGAAAGTAGTACTGTCTAGCTACAGATTAGAAAGCTTATTTAGTGGCAGGAAGTAGCAAAGACAAGAGGTACTTAAGATGTTGCTGGAAAGAGAGGCCAAGTTATCTTACATCTAGTAGAACAAAACCTACCTAGGTATTATTTCATAAATGACTCTGCTTTAGCTGGATCTACACAGCATTTGAGAATCACTGGTTTTGGTCACCTCATCCCTCATGTTATGACATTCAGTTCTATAATGTGATTTTCTCACATTTATCAGTCATGATCCTTATATAGGTACAaggtaatattttgtttaaagcaCAACTGTTTTAAGTTTCCATAAAAAACTAGAGTTGACTTTACTGAGTACTCATTATATGTCATAAATATGCTAATGTATGTATGGGCTCATTCAACCCTCAACATCCCT is a window encoding:
- the Pank3 gene encoding pantothenate kinase 3 isoform X1, translating into MKIKDAKKPSFPWFGMDIGGTLVKLSYFEPIDITAEEEQEEVESLKSIRKYLTSNVAYGSTGIRDVHLELKNLTLFGRRGNLHFIRFPTHDLPTFIQMGRDKNFSTLQTVLCATGGGAYKFEEDFRTIGNLHLHKLDELDCLVKGLLYIDSVSFNGQAECYYFANASEPERCQKMPFNLDDPYPLLVVNIGSGVSILAVHSKDNYKRVTGTSLGGGTFLGLCSLLTGCESFEEALEMASKGDSTQADKLVRDIYGGDYERFGLPGWTVASSFGNMIYKEKRESVSKEDLARATLVTITNNIGSVARMCALNEKINRVVFVGNFLRVNTLSMKLLAYALDYWSKGQLKALFLEHEGYFGAVGALLGLPNFS
- the Pank3 gene encoding pantothenate kinase 3 isoform X2, encoding MDIGGTLVKLSYFEPIDITAEEEQEEVESLKSIRKYLTSNVAYGSTGIRDVHLELKNLTLFGRRGNLHFIRFPTHDLPTFIQMGRDKNFSTLQTVLCATGGGAYKFEEDFRTIGNLHLHKLDELDCLVKGLLYIDSVSFNGQAECYYFANASEPERCQKMPFNLDDPYPLLVVNIGSGVSILAVHSKDNYKRVTGTSLGGGTFLGLCSLLTGCESFEEALEMASKGDSTQADKLVRDIYGGDYERFGLPGWTVASSFGNMIYKEKRESVSKEDLARATLVTITNNIGSVARMCALNEKINRVVFVGNFLRVNTLSMKLLAYALDYWSKGQLKALFLEHEGYFGAVGALLGLPNFS